The following DNA comes from Meleagris gallopavo isolate NT-WF06-2002-E0010 breed Aviagen turkey brand Nicholas breeding stock chromosome 13, Turkey_5.1, whole genome shotgun sequence.
AGACATGGGCTGTACCAGGATGGTGTATTCAAATTTACAGTCTATATTCCTGATAATTACCCTGATGGAGACTGCCCGGTAAGTGGCTGTAGTTGTGTGTCTTgggtttttcttctgctctggtGCTTCGAGTTTGGCTCTTTGTTAAAGCAACTGTACCAGCTAGCTTCTCACTTCTTTGAACTAGTTTTGTTTAGTTGGCTGGGCATGTTTGTGACACATCTTGTACGTATCTCCTAACATCAATGGAGGGAACGTGCTGCTTTTATTACTGAGGCTGGTGCAGAGTTTGATACATTGGAGCATTAAGCAGTCAAGCAGTTCTTTACCTCAACTCTTGAGTTGTTGCTTTCTTGATGAAGAAGTTCAAGTTTAAGCATTTACATATCCAAATTCTGAGCTGCCTGTGATGGAACGTGAAATCCAGATGCTTGTGCTGTACCCAGTGTTGTACTGCAGGATTTCTTGCCTGTATCTTTTCTAAATACATTGAAACAAAGAACTAAGAGAATTTGAGGAGAAAGTTGATGAAGTAGCACGAAATGGAGATGGATAGTATGGTGTTACCTTTGAtccttgctttttcttattccttttagGGAAAGGTATCCAACTTACTACTTTCCTTTCCTGCCATTTGTGGCAGTGTGACTCTATCCAGAGCTGAGCATCCGGTCCTCTTGGCCAGATTTATTTAAGAGGAAGGTTGGGAGTGGGTGTACATAGCTGCTGTAGCTGAGATTGAGCTGCTGTGTCAGGAAGCTGCCTGTTTGGCACCAAGCTTTGTGTAAAGCTTTACAGGGACAGAATTAGTataaaacagtttatttcaaaGACTAGTCTTAAATGTCTCTGACATATCCATCATTCTTGTGCTAGCATGGGACTTTATAAACCTTCCTGTTGAAAGTgattttactattattatttttagaggAATACACAAATGCCAGAGGAAACAACCTACAGAGCTGAAGGCATCTCACAGTTTACTTAGAAAATGTGTAGGATAAAGGAAATCAGGGATTGTAGCTCAAGAATGTAAAGAACTTTCAGCTGAAagttttttgtgatttttatttatttatttatttgtttgtttgttttttcccctcccctgaCTTAATCTGATCTTATCTGGTATTGTTACCTGTGCTGGCACTGGTACTTGTGCTGTTAGCTGGATTAGTCTCTTGATTCAGTGCTAAGAATGTCAGAGAGGACAGGACCCTGCATGTAACGTGGGTATGCTGGGTTACAGTTTCACACTTGCTTTCTTGTTATATAGTAGGAATTGATTGATATTTGGAAGCAGCATCTCATTAACCAATAAAACACAAAAGACCTGAAACACCCTCACCCAGGGCTCTAACATTGggatttttcctgtttctaatGCAGCGCTTGGTTTTTGATCTGCCCGTCTTCCATCCACTAGTAGATCCCTTGTCTGGGGAGCTGGACGTGAAACGAGCATTTGCAAAATGGAGGTTAGTGGTAGCATATTGAAGTGCAGTTTGGAaggttctttccttttttcaccttgttttgttctttttaggcGAAATCATAATCACATATGGCAAGTACTAATGTATGCTCGCAGAGTCTTTTACAAGATTGATACAACTAGTCCTCTGAACCCCgaggctgcagtgctgtaagTATCTTCCAGGTGTTTAAGATGTGATTTCTTAAGAGACTTATGCATAGAAGTACAGAATCAAGAGATCTGTGTAATTGTTTGTGATCTCTATGTCTGCAGCTCATTGTGCTAGAAACTAATGCTGAGGCTTTGCCCGGTCTGTCTGTGCTTCCAGGGCAAACCTGTACCTCCTTTTGCAGGTACTTGACATGGCTTATTTCTTTGTTGTAGGTATGAAAAAGATATTCAACTGTTCAAAAGTAAAGTGGTAGACAGTGTCAAACTATGCAGCAGTCACTTATTTGATCAGCCCAAAATAGAGGATCCCTATGCAATCGTGTGAGTACTGTGGGCAAATTGACAACATCTTCGTGCTTTGACAACAAGTTCCGGtatcatttttttatttgaaacctTTCCCTTCCAAGACATTCAAGTTGGATGACCAACATCTTTTGTATGTATGTAAGAGTACCTTGGATAAAATACTGAGTAAATCTAAGATTATCCAacactgtgtttttctgttggAAAGAAGTCCGTGTCAATGTGTAGCAAGTTCTTTTTACCAAAAACTCCAGATCTGTAACTGACTTGAAATGAAGCAAACTAAACCAAGTAAAAGTGCTTTTGCAAAATGTGTTTGCAAAAATGCAAAGTGTGTTTGCAAAAATGTGGAGTtacagaactgtattttttccacagtttttCTCCTTGGAATCCAGCTATACATGATGAAGCTAGAGAGAAGATGTTGACTCAGAAGGTATGAACGAAGTCCAGATTTTCCCTATAGAAAGGATTTATTGCCTgataaaggaaggaaatattCTGTGTATATTGTGATGAGCATGTACCAGGCAGACTTtattctgcttctcttctgaaTCTGGAGATGTGCTGAAACTGAATTAGTGTCCTAAGTGGTTATGTGGCTATTCTAACTTCAGTGTGTTAAGTAATTAATCATTCAGCCAGCTAGAATGCTTTGTTAGGCTGAGTATAATTGTTGGTAAATTtggcagatttttttatttagagatggaaaaagaaaggagagattTGCTGGCTGTTCTGTTAGCTTGTCCTGTTGTGGTCAGTACTGCTGCATAACCTCATAACTTCCAactttgttcttctgttctcGTGAAAGATATTTAATGAGTAAATCAAAACTTCAGggctttcttttaatttgaaaacttTTTGGAGACTGTTACTTCTGCCTCAGAGCACTCAGATACAGCAAGAGTGTGTTTGCTCATACAGTTTTCAACAGGGCAATACCTTCAATATTTGCACAAAGTGCAGTGATGCTGAGTGTCCCTTTACCTGCTCTAGAACTGAAGTAGTGCAGATAACTTTCTCATGGCTTCTGAGCTTAGCAATTTATACAAAAACTGGAAGaggctttcttctctttcttggaGAGATTCAAGAGAAATGAGCCTTCATTCTGAAGAGTTTAAGtctttttaaatatctgaaaacacACTTTCCCTCTCAttcagtttattatttttatattttaaatgattccTAGTACTTGGCAGGAATTGACATGCAGCAATTCTGAGTCTGCATTGTGTGGCATGACAAGTGACCAACTTGCAGTATCTCAGGATTCTGAAATGGTGGCTGGTATCTGTGTTgaactggcaaaaaaaaatgcactgtcagtgttttcatttcaacTTACTGCACATGTGGTGCTTTATTTGCTGGAGTTGTTTGATGATAGCAAGAATGCTCAGGCTTCTGTGCCTTAGGAGACTTGTTCCAAAATGCCAGTTCAGTTGTTTGCCCTCCCTGTAAAAGTAAGTTCCCCAGTCCtgtcttctttcccttctgctgcaaCCCTGTTTATTACCCACATAATTTCAGTGCACTGAGAAACAactggctgtgctggagctgttAACAGCAAGTGAATGACATATGTGCTTTGATTTGGATTGGCTCTTCTTTGTATACAACCAAGAAATTTGGCaaacagcagtgcagtgctgctgtgccctgttCTCCAAACAGAATGCTGTATCCAAGGAGTGTCTGTTTAGTCTTTATAGTATAACTGGGTGACAGTACCTGAACTAAGTCATTAAAACTCTCCTGTAGTGTCAGTGTAGATCTACGCATGCCGTGCATACTCACAGAAATTAAAGTAGTAGCTGTTTCTCTTTGAGGAGAGGAGATGATACTGACCTCTTTTCTGCTTGTAGTTGTCAATCTGAAAATGTGTGGGAAGGTATGCGAGAGAGTTTCTAATAATTCTGACTTCAATTTTCTTCTACCTAGAAGAAACCAGAAGATCAGCACTGCAAAAGCATGCATGTTTCTGGCCTGTCATGGGTAAAGCCTGGCTCAGTTCAGCCTTTCAGCAAAGAGGAGAAGACAATGCCTACCTAGCTCTTCTGGACTGTGGTGCACAGAACACTTTCTATGGGTGGAGGGAATGTAACGGAGGgagaagcagcaaagcagcagtttaCGGATTAGTAAGAACTGAACGGTAGCAGTGACTCCAGTGAACTTGCTTGGATTACTGTCTCAGTGTTTTACACATATGCATTAGGTTTTAAAGGCTTGCCTGGAGTTTGGAAGTATCTCTGAACACTGCAGTACTTCAGTCTGAAGACTGTCTAGAGTGGGTAATTCCTCAGGGCTCTGACATGCCTGGAGGTTTGGGGTTGcttttaagcttttattttttccctccaggaaatggctttttttttttcttttaaattttaaattgctgGCAGAAACACTAGCAGGAAATACGATGCCAGAGGTAAGCTGTGTTCATGTAAACTAATATAGCAGAGTTAAACACTATATTTAATGGTTTTAAATACTTTGGTTTCTATTGTAAATAGGATAGGATTTGAAATTGTAAATAGATGGTTCAGTGACTCCATTTAGCACTTTCCAGAGATAAAGCTGAGGATGATACTCAGTGGATGACGTACTATTGATTTGTAAATGGATGCTGTCACTAAAGCACACATTAGTCTGACAGGGTGAAAGAAGAATGTCAGGCTTAATAGACTTTTATTACATAAACACTAAAATCAAAGCTTTTAATGGTGGTCTCTTAAGCTAATAAAATCGTAGAGGATTTTAGATTCCCTAGGTGTCTACACTGTAGGGATTAAATAGAATAGCTTGACTAATGTGTGTTAATGGTGAcatcttaagaaaataaaatggaatcaTCACTTTGCATCTGTCCAACTGTTTGTGTTTTAGACACTTAGTAAAGCCTGGAACTGGGCTGGAAGTGCCTGGCAACAGAAGTCTTTATAGGTGTCCTGTTGTGTGCTGAAGAGACTGCATGAACAGTTTTGTTTCACATCTAGGAGAACCTTTCTAAAGCTGGTGTGAATTCAGGGCAAAGTTTTCTACTTTGCATGAGAGTCCTCCTGATATCATAATCTAGCATAATGTCTTATTGCTGCAAAACGGGATTTCTCTATAAATCCAGAACTTGTGGTGCTAGTCTGTTACTaatgggctttttttctttaagtcatGCCCATACCTGTACGTTTGGTATTAATGCAAACCCTGCTGACCAGAAGCTCTGGTGACTTTGTATGTAGTCATGGTAAGagtttttgggtttgtttgtagCTTTTGTATTACAGAAGCTAAATCTACTTGTCCTAGAACAACCTTTCTATCTTAGAGAACAGAGTCTTAGCTTTTAAGGAAACGTACAATGACTGCACAGGTAATATACTGTCATATCCCAAGTGATTAAGTTAACATAGTGCTAAAGGTGATGTGTGTGGTTT
Coding sequences within:
- the AKTIP gene encoding AKT-interacting protein, encoding MNPFWSMSAASGRKRPEADEKTLSGELRTSPPRASAKKQLPSVPKNAVPVTKPASPAMSSQSTNGTHASYGPFYLEYSLLAEFTLVVKQKLPGVYVQPSYRSALMWFGVIFIRHGLYQDGVFKFTVYIPDNYPDGDCPRLVFDLPVFHPLVDPLSGELDVKRAFAKWRRNHNHIWQVLMYARRVFYKIDTTSPLNPEAAVLYEKDIQLFKSKVVDSVKLCSSHLFDQPKIEDPYAIVFSPWNPAIHDEAREKMLTQKKKPEDQHCKSMHVSGLSWVKPGSVQPFSKEEKTMPT